One genomic region from Rhizomicrobium palustre encodes:
- a CDS encoding efflux RND transporter permease subunit, with product MLNAIIRASIVNRLLVVLGLLGLVIAGLMLLPRLALDAFPDVTNVQVVVNTQAKGLAAAEVEQLITYPVEAAMYGLKGVEAVRSTSMTGLSVVTVVFKESTNIDFARQQVFQQLQAAKEDIPKEAGTPEIGPNTSGLGEVLYYTLYSATPGQYDQMALRSVNDWIVKPLLKPSEGVVDVLSFGGSVRQYQVNIDPSKLIAYQLSVKDVEEALTRNNRNAGGWYQDRGAEQLVIRGEGWMRSGAQGLEDVGATPVKEADGVVVRVRDLGQIVLGGEIRQGATMLSLRDKAGRPKQMGEVVTGVVLKRIGANTNATIKAVQERLPLVQKALPPGVRLKVVYDQSSLVQKAVGTVSKALIESFVLIVIVLIAFLMNLRAAFLVLLSVPVSILAALIAMALFGVSANLMSLGGLAIAIGMMVDGSVVMMENIFARLTGKNNLDWRERIDLAAREVAQPVFFAVLIIIIVFAPLFSLEGVEGKMFQPMALSIVFGLLASLLVALVVIPALASYLFRGPVVHRESPVLRPVERFYRRVLLWIRGRQKLVLGSAVGGLIFSLALLPFLGTEFVPELKEGTMSVRATLAPSASLKTSLEMAPKIAATLMKFPEVTYALSRTGRAEVGGDPEQVNNTEILVGLKPENTWTSTKTLEGLREKMQEALSVYPGVQFSFSQPIATRVDELLSGVKADLAIKLIGPDLAVLEKKGREIEALTAKIRGASDVAMEQIAGEAQLSVKPNRDVLSRYGLSVADVMEVVENAIGGTAAGQIINGNERYDIYVRLAEPFRGSPEAIRDLILRAPGGALLRLGDAAKVEIVSGPPQIRRDDVQRRVVIQANVEGRDMGGLVEELQAKIASEVKLPPGYTVVFGGQFENQKRAEAKLMVVVPVSLGLIFLLLYFAFGSAGQAGLIMLNVPLAMIGGIVALFVSGTYLSVPGSIGFIALFGVAVLNGVVLVSAINRNIADGMELLEAIEAGALSRLRPVLMTAAIAGLGLVPLLLSSGVGAEVQRPLATVVIGGLITSTLLTLVVLPCAYAWASRRILAK from the coding sequence ATGTTGAATGCGATTATCCGCGCGAGCATCGTCAACCGGTTGCTTGTGGTGCTGGGCCTATTGGGCCTTGTGATTGCCGGATTGATGCTTCTGCCGCGCTTGGCACTCGACGCTTTTCCCGACGTGACCAATGTGCAGGTGGTGGTCAACACCCAAGCCAAAGGGCTTGCGGCGGCGGAGGTGGAGCAGCTCATCACCTATCCGGTGGAAGCGGCGATGTATGGGCTGAAAGGCGTGGAGGCGGTGCGTTCCACCTCGATGACCGGCCTTTCGGTGGTGACGGTGGTGTTCAAGGAAAGCACCAATATCGATTTTGCGCGCCAGCAAGTGTTTCAGCAATTGCAGGCCGCCAAAGAGGATATTCCGAAAGAGGCAGGCACGCCGGAAATCGGTCCCAATACTTCGGGCCTAGGCGAGGTGCTCTATTATACACTCTATTCGGCCACGCCCGGCCAATATGACCAGATGGCGCTGCGCAGCGTCAATGATTGGATCGTCAAGCCGCTGCTGAAGCCCTCCGAAGGGGTAGTAGATGTGCTCTCCTTTGGCGGATCAGTGCGGCAGTACCAGGTCAATATCGATCCCTCCAAGCTCATTGCCTATCAGCTTTCTGTCAAAGATGTGGAAGAGGCGTTGACGCGCAACAACCGCAACGCGGGCGGCTGGTATCAGGATCGCGGTGCCGAGCAGCTTGTGATCCGCGGCGAAGGCTGGATGCGCTCCGGCGCGCAAGGATTGGAAGATGTCGGCGCCACGCCGGTGAAAGAAGCCGATGGCGTTGTGGTGCGCGTGCGCGATCTGGGCCAAATCGTTCTCGGCGGTGAAATCCGCCAGGGCGCGACCATGCTGTCTCTGCGCGACAAGGCGGGCAGGCCCAAGCAGATGGGCGAGGTTGTCACCGGTGTTGTGCTCAAACGCATCGGCGCCAATACCAACGCTACTATCAAGGCGGTGCAGGAACGCTTGCCTTTGGTGCAGAAGGCTTTGCCGCCGGGGGTGAGGCTGAAGGTCGTCTATGACCAATCGAGCCTGGTGCAAAAAGCGGTGGGCACCGTCTCCAAGGCGCTGATCGAATCCTTTGTCTTGATCGTGATCGTGTTGATCGCCTTCTTGATGAATTTGCGCGCGGCCTTTCTGGTGCTGCTGTCGGTGCCGGTGTCGATCCTTGCGGCGCTGATCGCCATGGCGCTGTTCGGCGTGTCGGCCAATCTGATGTCGCTGGGCGGCCTCGCCATTGCCATCGGCATGATGGTGGATGGTTCCGTGGTGATGATGGAAAATATTTTCGCCCGGCTCACCGGCAAGAACAATCTTGATTGGCGCGAGCGCATCGATCTGGCAGCACGCGAAGTGGCGCAGCCGGTGTTCTTTGCCGTGCTGATCATCATCATCGTCTTCGCGCCGCTTTTCAGTTTGGAAGGCGTCGAGGGCAAGATGTTCCAGCCTATGGCGCTGAGCATTGTCTTTGGGCTTTTGGCTTCGCTTTTGGTTGCGCTGGTGGTGATACCGGCTTTGGCGAGCTATCTTTTCCGCGGACCTGTGGTGCATCGCGAAAGCCCGGTGCTACGTCCCGTCGAACGTTTCTATCGCCGTGTGCTTTTGTGGATTCGCGGGCGGCAGAAGCTGGTGTTGGGCAGTGCTGTGGGCGGGCTGATTTTCTCGCTGGCGTTATTGCCTTTTCTGGGCACCGAATTTGTGCCGGAGCTGAAGGAAGGCACCATGTCGGTACGCGCCACGCTGGCGCCCTCGGCGAGCTTGAAGACATCCTTGGAGATGGCGCCCAAGATTGCCGCCACGCTGATGAAATTCCCCGAAGTGACTTACGCCTTGAGCCGTACGGGCCGCGCGGAGGTGGGCGGCGATCCCGAACAAGTCAACAACACAGAAATATTGGTCGGGCTGAAGCCTGAAAATACCTGGACCAGTACCAAAACTTTGGAGGGCTTGCGCGAAAAGATGCAGGAAGCGCTCTCGGTTTATCCGGGTGTGCAGTTTTCCTTCTCGCAGCCGATTGCAACCCGTGTGGATGAGCTTTTGTCCGGCGTGAAGGCGGATCTGGCCATCAAACTGATCGGGCCAGATCTGGCGGTGCTGGAAAAGAAGGGCCGGGAGATCGAAGCCCTTACGGCGAAGATTCGCGGCGCCAGCGATGTCGCCATGGAACAGATCGCAGGTGAGGCGCAGCTTTCGGTAAAGCCGAACCGCGATGTCTTGAGCCGGTATGGGCTTTCGGTCGCCGATGTCATGGAGGTGGTCGAGAATGCGATTGGCGGCACGGCGGCAGGTCAGATCATCAATGGCAATGAACGCTATGACATTTATGTGCGGCTTGCCGAGCCGTTTCGCGGCAGCCCGGAAGCGATCCGTGATCTGATCTTGCGGGCGCCGGGTGGTGCGTTGCTCAGGCTGGGCGACGCGGCGAAAGTCGAGATCGTTTCCGGCCCGCCGCAAATCCGCCGTGACGATGTTCAGCGCCGCGTGGTGATCCAAGCCAATGTGGAAGGCCGCGATATGGGCGGGCTTGTTGAAGAGCTGCAGGCCAAGATCGCCTCGGAGGTGAAACTGCCGCCCGGCTATACGGTGGTGTTTGGCGGCCAGTTCGAGAACCAGAAACGCGCTGAAGCCAAGCTGATGGTGGTGGTGCCGGTTTCGCTGGGGCTGATCTTCCTCTTGCTCTATTTCGCCTTCGGATCGGCTGGGCAGGCGGGGCTGATCATGCTGAATGTGCCGCTCGCCATGATCGGCGGCATCGTGGCGCTGTTTGTCAGCGGGACGTATCTGTCTGTGCCGGGCTCTATCGGCTTCATCGCGCTGTTCGGCGTGGCGGTGCTGAACGGCGTGGTGCTGGTCAGCGCCATCAACCGCAATATCGCGGACGGGATGGAGCTTCTTGAAGCCATCGAGGCTGGTGCGCTATCGCGGCTGCGGCCTGTCTTGATGACGGCGGCGATTGCCGGGCTGGGGCTGGTGCCCTTGCTCTTATCCAGCGGTGTGGGCGCCGAAGTGCAGCGCCCGCTTGCAACCGTCGTCATTGGCGGGCTCATCACTTCCACCTTGCTTACCCTTGTTGTTCTGCCTTGCGCCTATGCCTGGGCCTCGCGCCGCATCTTGGCGAAATGA
- a CDS encoding efflux RND transporter periplasmic adaptor subunit, which produces MKTLLHAVPYGRALATALGFAILAGATVIFLRPNTPAPAPEPPSASEGVLLSPEQKQAAGIKISAITPQVVAQVIRAPGEVKADGYSSKIVGPRITATVVTRHARLGDVVHQGQPLVTLYSQAMAEAQSGFVLAERDLARYTRLHESSAIAPKDYDQAVSKRQELYGRLLSFGLTQGQIAALSKRGLSNASIGQFDLLAPISGTVSKDDFRDGEVIVLEQEGRPLFEITDPKTVWVEARLSPALAKAIGSEARVTAGGISKPAKIVQGGTAVDEATRTVLVRLEVQNADLALRPGQFVDVEIFGDAAPALSVPSDAVLRDPAGAWVVYIEGKGGALSPHKVIPRYSAGARTVIDGIAPGTLVVTSGAFFVQSEAQKSSFAEED; this is translated from the coding sequence ATGAAAACGCTTCTTCATGCGGTGCCCTATGGGCGCGCGCTCGCCACTGCCTTGGGTTTTGCTATCCTGGCAGGCGCCACGGTTATTTTCCTTCGTCCTAATACACCCGCGCCCGCGCCGGAGCCCCCGTCTGCGAGCGAAGGTGTGCTGCTTTCGCCCGAACAGAAACAGGCGGCGGGCATAAAGATTTCGGCGATCACGCCGCAAGTGGTGGCGCAAGTGATCCGCGCCCCGGGCGAGGTGAAAGCCGATGGCTACAGCAGCAAAATCGTTGGGCCGCGGATCACCGCGACTGTCGTGACCCGCCATGCGCGGCTCGGCGATGTGGTGCACCAAGGCCAGCCTCTGGTGACGCTTTATAGTCAGGCCATGGCCGAAGCGCAGAGCGGCTTCGTGCTCGCCGAGCGTGATCTTGCCCGCTACACGCGGCTGCATGAAAGCTCCGCCATCGCGCCCAAGGATTATGACCAGGCCGTCTCCAAACGGCAGGAACTTTATGGCCGGCTTTTGAGCTTCGGCCTGACCCAAGGCCAGATCGCCGCCTTGAGCAAAAGAGGGCTCAGCAATGCCTCTATCGGCCAATTCGATCTTCTGGCGCCGATCAGCGGAACCGTCAGCAAGGATGATTTTCGCGACGGCGAGGTGATCGTGCTGGAACAGGAAGGACGGCCCCTGTTCGAAATCACGGATCCCAAAACCGTCTGGGTGGAAGCGCGGCTTTCGCCCGCCTTGGCCAAGGCGATCGGCAGCGAAGCGCGCGTCACGGCGGGTGGCATCTCCAAACCCGCGAAAATCGTGCAAGGCGGCACCGCGGTGGATGAAGCCACGCGCACGGTGCTGGTGCGGCTGGAAGTGCAAAATGCCGACTTGGCGCTGCGCCCCGGCCAGTTTGTAGACGTGGAAATCTTCGGCGACGCCGCGCCCGCCTTATCTGTACCCAGCGATGCGGTGCTCAGGGACCCGGCCGGGGCGTGGGTTGTTTATATCGAAGGCAAGGGCGGCGCGCTTTCGCCCCATAAGGTGATACCGCGCTATAGCGCGGGCGCGCGTACGGTCATCGACGGCATCGCGCCGGGCACGCTTGTGGTGACTTCGGGCGCCTTCTTCGTGCAATCCGAAGCCCAAAAATCCTCCTTTGCTGAGGAGGACTGA
- a CDS encoding response regulator, producing the protein MNSLRILIVDDEAAIRKLLKTALTSQGYAVTEAHDGNVALTLAGRNAFDIIVLDLGMPGMDGFEVLSRLREAGSVVPVIVLSVRADEAGKVKALDLGADDYVTKPFGIDELLARIRTAIRHRLAQEGEKPIFKTGDLSVDLVRRIVTARGEEIKLTPREYDLLRLLVAHAGKVLTHRFILNEVWGTETDVQYLRIYIRTLRQKLEADPEQPKLILTEQGVGYRLRAPD; encoded by the coding sequence ATGAACAGTTTGCGCATCCTGATTGTTGATGACGAGGCTGCGATCCGCAAGCTTCTGAAAACCGCACTCACGAGCCAAGGCTATGCGGTGACGGAAGCCCATGACGGCAATGTGGCGCTTACCCTTGCTGGCCGGAATGCCTTCGACATCATCGTGCTCGATCTCGGCATGCCTGGGATGGATGGTTTTGAGGTGCTTTCGCGCCTGCGCGAGGCGGGCTCCGTTGTGCCGGTAATTGTGCTCTCGGTGCGCGCTGATGAGGCGGGCAAGGTGAAAGCACTTGATCTCGGTGCCGATGATTATGTCACCAAACCCTTCGGCATAGATGAGCTTCTCGCCCGCATCCGCACCGCCATTCGCCATCGCCTAGCACAGGAGGGCGAAAAACCCATCTTCAAAACAGGCGATCTCTCGGTTGATCTTGTCCGTCGCATCGTCACTGCGCGCGGCGAAGAAATCAAACTCACCCCTCGCGAATACGATCTTTTGCGCCTCCTGGTGGCGCATGCGGGAAAAGTCCTCACCCACCGCTTCATCTTGAACGAGGTCTGGGGCACGGAAACCGATGTGCAATACTTACGCATCTATATCCGCACCTTGCGCCAGAAGCTGGAAGCCGACCCCGAACAGCCAAAACTGATCTTGACCGAACAAGGGGTCGGCTATCGCCTGCGCGCACCGGATTAG
- a CDS encoding sensor histidine kinase: protein MNDTARPSPEALLADASREGHGRLKIFLGFAPGVGKTYEMLTAARQKKLEGLDVAIGVVETHGRVDTDRLTKGLEIIPKKRMAYKGRVLAEMDLDAILIRKPKLVLVDELAHTNVEGSRHPKRYLDVEEILAAGIDVYSTLNVQHLESLNDVVARITKVRVNETVPDLVLDRANDVELIDLTPDDLLQRLKDGKVYLPEVAERAQKNYFVPGNLTALREIALRRTAQRVDDQMVSYMKSHAIQGPWEASERVLVRVNERPGGAALVRYGRRLADRIGASWTAAYIETPAAQHFSEEERDRIAEALRVAERLGGQTVTIPASNVADGLVAYAHANNFVHIVTATTRRSWWETLLRRSTTYEIIRQAGGVSVHVVPEQLGRALQGAPKKKFLPPIERNGYLQSLLYAALAVLIGTVLKRVLGVSNIGVVFLIAVLASAVRYGLWPALVTSVTAIAAFNFFFLPPLYTFTIADPENVVVLITVGIVAVIASNLTARVRAQAIVARERAAVTESLYQFARKLAGVFVLDDLLWATAHQMAQMLKARVVILLPENGKLSVMAGFPPEDVLDESEIAAANWVWERATPAGRGADSLPGAKRLYLPVKTGRGTVGVIGLDSDKPGPILTPDQRRLFDALADQAALAIERVKLAEDIEKSRLSEQAESLRAALLTSISHDLRTPLSVILGAASSLKSLDSTLDASSRETFVGTIMEEGERLNRFIANLLDMTRLESGAIAPKLEATDLSDVVGSALRRAGRIFQDHKLVVALEPNLPLVKLDPVLFEQVLFNLLDNAGKYAPAGTEIAVAASRVGGQIVLTVEDHGNGIPPGDLERIFDKFYRVEARDRQNAGTGLGLPISRGFVEAMGGTITAQNREGGTGARFTITLPLEVA, encoded by the coding sequence GAGGGGCTGGATGTCGCCATCGGCGTGGTGGAAACCCATGGCCGCGTCGATACCGACCGGCTGACCAAGGGGCTGGAGATCATCCCCAAGAAGCGCATGGCCTATAAGGGCCGCGTGCTCGCCGAGATGGACCTCGACGCCATCCTGATCCGTAAGCCCAAACTGGTGCTGGTGGATGAGCTTGCCCATACCAATGTGGAAGGCAGCCGCCATCCCAAACGTTATCTCGATGTCGAGGAGATTCTGGCGGCGGGGATAGACGTCTATTCCACGCTCAATGTGCAGCACCTCGAAAGCCTGAATGATGTGGTGGCGCGCATCACCAAGGTGCGCGTCAACGAGACCGTGCCGGATTTGGTGCTGGACCGCGCCAATGATGTCGAGCTGATCGATCTCACTCCCGACGATCTTCTCCAGCGCTTGAAAGACGGCAAGGTCTATCTGCCGGAGGTCGCTGAACGGGCGCAGAAGAATTACTTCGTGCCCGGCAACCTCACCGCCTTGCGCGAAATCGCGCTCCGCCGCACTGCCCAGCGCGTCGACGACCAGATGGTCTCTTACATGAAGAGCCACGCCATCCAGGGGCCCTGGGAGGCGAGCGAGCGCGTGCTGGTACGTGTCAATGAACGCCCGGGCGGTGCGGCGCTCGTACGTTACGGGCGGCGGCTGGCAGATCGCATTGGTGCCTCCTGGACCGCGGCCTATATCGAAACCCCCGCCGCGCAGCATTTTTCCGAAGAAGAGCGCGACCGCATCGCCGAGGCCTTGCGCGTGGCCGAACGCTTGGGCGGGCAGACCGTCACCATCCCGGCGAGCAATGTCGCCGATGGGCTGGTCGCCTATGCCCATGCCAACAACTTCGTCCATATCGTCACCGCCACCACCCGGCGAAGCTGGTGGGAGACGCTGCTGCGCCGTTCCACCACCTACGAAATCATCCGCCAGGCCGGCGGGGTGAGCGTGCATGTGGTGCCAGAGCAATTGGGCCGCGCCTTGCAAGGTGCGCCGAAGAAAAAGTTTCTCCCGCCCATTGAACGCAATGGCTATCTGCAGAGCCTTCTTTATGCCGCCCTGGCCGTGCTGATTGGGACGGTGCTGAAACGCGTGCTGGGGGTCAGCAATATCGGCGTGGTGTTTTTGATCGCGGTGCTGGCAAGCGCGGTGCGCTATGGCCTCTGGCCCGCGCTGGTAACATCGGTCACGGCGATTGCCGCCTTCAACTTCTTCTTCCTGCCGCCGCTTTACACCTTCACCATCGCCGATCCTGAAAACGTGGTGGTGCTGATCACGGTCGGGATTGTGGCGGTGATCGCCTCCAACCTCACCGCCCGCGTCCGCGCCCAGGCCATCGTCGCGCGCGAGCGGGCCGCCGTCACCGAAAGCCTCTATCAATTCGCGCGTAAGCTCGCGGGCGTGTTCGTGCTCGATGACCTGTTATGGGCGACCGCGCATCAAATGGCGCAGATGCTGAAAGCCCGCGTCGTGATCCTCTTGCCCGAGAACGGCAAGCTCAGCGTGATGGCGGGTTTCCCCCCCGAAGACGTACTGGATGAATCCGAAATCGCCGCCGCCAATTGGGTGTGGGAACGCGCCACCCCCGCCGGACGCGGCGCGGATTCTCTGCCCGGCGCCAAACGGCTTTATCTGCCGGTCAAGACCGGCCGCGGCACCGTAGGCGTCATCGGTCTTGATAGCGACAAGCCCGGCCCCATCCTCACGCCTGATCAACGCCGCCTCTTCGATGCCCTCGCCGATCAGGCTGCGCTCGCCATCGAGCGGGTGAAGCTTGCCGAAGACATCGAAAAAAGCCGCCTCTCCGAACAGGCCGAAAGCCTGCGAGCGGCGCTTCTTACCTCCATCAGCCATGATCTCAGAACGCCGCTTTCCGTAATCCTCGGCGCGGCCTCAAGCCTGAAATCGCTCGACAGCACGCTGGATGCTTCCTCGCGCGAAACCTTTGTTGGCACCATTATGGAGGAAGGCGAGCGGCTTAACCGCTTCATCGCGAATCTCCTTGATATGACGCGGCTGGAGTCGGGGGCTATCGCGCCGAAGCTGGAAGCGACCGATCTTTCGGACGTTGTCGGCAGTGCCTTGCGCCGTGCGGGCCGCATCTTCCAGGATCACAAGCTGGTGGTGGCGCTGGAACCGAATTTGCCACTGGTGAAACTCGATCCCGTGCTGTTTGAGCAAGTGCTGTTCAATCTTCTCGACAATGCCGGGAAATACGCCCCAGCGGGCACGGAAATCGCGGTCGCGGCCAGCCGCGTCGGAGGGCAGATCGTGCTGACGGTGGAGGATCACGGCAACGGCATCCCGCCAGGCGATCTGGAACGCATCTTCGACAAGTTTTATCGCGTAGAAGCGCGTGACCGCCAGAATGCGGGAACAGGCCTTGGCCTCCCCATCAGCCGCGGCTTTGTCGAGGCCATGGGCGGCACGATCACGGCGCAAAACCGCGAGGGCGGAACCGGCGCGCGTTTCACCATCACCCTTCCCCTCGAGGTCGCATGA